One genomic window of Solanum dulcamara chromosome 10, daSolDulc1.2, whole genome shotgun sequence includes the following:
- the LOC129870543 gene encoding uncharacterized protein LOC129870543, translating into MLLYKTKKIQPGKGNRLLISITVVGSAGPIRFVVNEKELVANVIDIALKNYAREERLPVLGSNFNNFMLYCPTVATEVLSPWETIGSLGVRNFVLVKKPQAEKSILDGNQVVMARKGSGSWKAWFNKSLSRKIVSC; encoded by the exons ATGTTGCTTTACAAGACGAAGAAGATTCAACCCGGGAAAGGAAACCGGTTATTGATTAGTATAACGGTTGTTGGTAGTGCTGGACCGATCCGTTTTGTTGTTAATGAAAAAGAGCTTGTTGCTAATGTTATTGATATTGCATTGAAAAATTATGCTCGTGAAGAAAGGCTTCCTGTGCTTGgatcaaattttaataatttcatgCTGTATTGTCCAACCGTTGCAACAGAAG TTTTGAGTCCATGGGAGACAATTGGATCACTTGGTGTTCGTAACTTTGTGCTGGTCAAGAAGCCGCAGGCTGAGAAGTCAATTCTTGATGGGAATCAAGTAGTTATGGCTCGGAAGGGATCTGGAAGTTGGAAGGCATGGTTCAATAAATCACTCAGTCGCAAGATAGTTTCTTGTTGA
- the LOC129871568 gene encoding protein BCCIP homolog has protein sequence MPRKPARHCRPSRCLPLSFSPFARSMARIASNNKVTHKVQNSRFPRNNLPSSSGKRMVNHGLIDKSEDSGSSDDEEFDGTVQADFEFFDPKPSDFHGVKILLQTYLDDKQWDLSGFVDVIVGQPTVGTVIKIENDEDDGIYSIVTALNLGRYKDLECMADLKEFLLKACRQKDVFSKLSLFLGDQAKNVGLLVSQRVVNLPPQLLPPLYDALFDEVSWATEDEPTEELRSSFCFKFYLVISKIYKHKNADKQNGPSGDQTIVYIKAEDEIFHELSSWSFSFPLHTQLVRTDEMKDYRLTGLVMVIDSSKIPTFLQKLHSLIDDQ, from the exons ATGCCCCGAAAGCCGGCAAGACATTGTAGACCATCGCGATGTCTACCTTTAAGTTTTTCTCCATTTGCTCGTTCGATGGCACGGATTGCCTCAAATAACAAGGTTACACACAAGGTTCAAAACTCCAGATTTCCACGAAATAATCTACCTAGCTCTTCAG GTAAAAGGATGGTAAATCATGGACTAATAGACAAGAGTGAAGATTCCGGTTCTTCAGATGATGAAGAGTTTGAC GGCACTGTTCAAGCAGATTTTGAGTTCTTTGATCCAAAACCTAGTGATTTTCATGGAGTGAAAATCCTGCTGCAGACCTATCTTGATGATAAGCAATGGGATTTGAGTGGTTTTGTGGATGTAATAGTGGGTCAACCCACAGTGGGAACTGTAATTAAAATAGAGAATGATGAAGATGATGGTATTTACTCCATTGTCACTGCTCTTAACTTGGGTAGATATAAG GATCTAGAGTGCATGGCGGACCTGAAAGAGTTCCTGCTTAAAGCATGCCGCCAGAAGGATGTGTTCTCTAAATTGAGCTTATTTCTCGGAGACCAAGCCAAGAATGTTGGTCTCTTGGTCTCTCAACGTGTTGTGAATCTTCCTCCCCAGCTTTTGCCACCCCTTTATGATGCACTTTTTGATGAAGTCTCTTGGGCTACAGAAGATGAG CCTACAGAGGAGCTCCGGAGTTCTTTCTGCTTCAAGTTTTACCTAGTAATCAGTAAAATCTACAAG CATAAGAATGCGGACAAGCAAAATGGACCAAGTGGTGATCAAACTATTGTATACATTAAGGCAGAAGACGAAATCTTTCACGAG TTAAGCTCTTGGTCCTTCAGTTTTCCTTTGCATACACAACTGGTTAGGACTGACGAG ATGAAAGATTACCGGCTAACTGGCTTGGTAATGGTAATAGACTCGAGCAAAATCCCTACCTTTCTACAGAAATTGCACTCCTTAATAGACGACCAGTGA